The Fusarium fujikuroi IMI 58289 draft genome, chromosome FFUJ_chr05 DNA segment ATCATACTAGACTGTGGGGATGCCTAGATATATCTTTCGAGGATATCTAATAAACgtaaaaaaagagattataAAACGCAGGTAAGAAATAATGCATAGAGAACATCAAGAGGCATTACTCATCATGAGAAAGCAGTCTGTCTGTGATTCCACGATCCGAGGAAATGCCAAACATCGGATCACGCGATAAGGAGCTCGCTCAGTAATATGGCtgggggaggaaagaaaactcaggaccttcaCCTTATGTGACAAAAGACATTTAGGCAAattagcctaagtttaggggactctttactaTGTTTATTTTAGCATCCTCTTATTACGTCcaaagttttcttgctcccgaATGGTGCTATGGCATGTCTTTGCGGTGACATCTCCGGAAAACCCCCACTTGTTCCGGCCTACCGGCAACGGCCTGAAAGATAGAGCGTCAAGGGGCGGGGCCGTTGTTGGTGCTCGGCTGGCAGTTTTCCACGGCTTCTTCAATGAGGTAGCCAATGGATTGATCCAATGGATTTTTGGAACACTTCAGACGAGTTCCGGGACATATAATTCAGAGATTCATCAAACTTGAGACTAGGGTCTGTCGGCAACTGATTGAGTTGTCCTACCCGTCAGGACGGGCCCTCCGGATTTACCCttgtaagaagaagaaaaaatcCCCAAACAGAAGGATTCCGAGGTTCTCTTCAGGGTCTCTCTGCTGGTTCGATGGCAGTGAAGCGAGGTCGGCAGTCGCCGGCGCAGCTCAGCTAAGACAGTTGAGGAAATTTTCCAGTGGCAAGCGATTGCGATTGGGCGATGAAATGAAGTCGGTGGGTGGTTGATTCCTCTGATTGGATGGGCCACAGACTTTCCGAACTTGACCGATCACGCCGCGTGCACATGCGCAAGACGGAAATCGCTGACGGGCTCAGTTATACCAACGCTCTCATTGGCAATTGCTGTTCTATCTAAGATTCTGGTCCCCGGCGCTCAACCTTTATCATCTCTTCCCTCCCCAACGGTCAACTTACCTTTTGTCTTactctcctccttcaactcCTCTCGATACCCCTTGTCTTGCTGTTCGTGATTTGCGTTGTTTCATCTTCCAATTGTCATCCTTCCGACCTGTTCCGCCCATCACAAAAGACCCCAGTTGACCGTCCGTTGAATTTTTGGCCACCTTGCGCCCGAGGCCCGCCATCTGTTTCGCCCTGAAACTTTcgctcttcatcctttcaaGACCAACCATCGTCTCTCCAAATCACCATCAATCGTAATCGACATCATGTCTTTCTCCAGCCTTGTTCAGGACTTGAGCCTTCGCGACTCCAATGGCGCTCGCCGCCCTCAGATCCCCGGTCCCCGCTCATCCGTCTCGACTCTCGATGACCGAGCTTCACACGTCTCGCGTGCTATGTCCTACACCAGCACTGCTGCAACCAGCGTTAGCATTTCCGGCGACATTTCAAGCCAACTTCATGGTGGTTACTTCCACCCTCTGGCCCGTTCATGGCAGGCCGAGCGCCAACTCACAAAGGTATGTAGCGTAATTGAGACCTTAGTCACTTAGGCCGAGGTGTCTAACAGGATGTATACAGTCCATGCTCATCTACCCTCTGTTCGTCACCGATGGCGAAGGCGACATGATTCTCGTCCCTTCTCTACCCGGCCAGCACCAGCTCAGCTGTGACAAGCTGATTCCCTTCCTCGAGCCTCTCGTTCATAAGGGCCTCCGCTCTGTTATGCTCTTTGGTGTTCCCATGCAAACCGGCACAAAGGACGCTCTAGGTACCGCCGCCGACGACCCTGAGGGACctgtcatcaaggccattcaAATCATTCGCCGCCGTTTCCCACagctcttcatctgctgtGATGTCTGTCTTTGCGAGTACACTTCTCATGGTCATTGCGGTATTCTCCGTGATGATGGCAGTCTGAACAACCAGTTGTCTGTCGACCGTATCTCTGATGTCGCCATCGCTTATGCCAAGGCTGGCGCTCACTGCGTAGCTCCTTCAGACATGAACGACGGCCGCATTCGCGCCATCAAGCTTAAACTGATTGAGGAGGGAATTGCCCACAAGACCGTTCTTATGTCGTACTCTGCCAAGTTCTCAGGCTGCTTGTATGGCCCATTCCGAGATGCCGCCGGCTCAGCACCTTCATTTGGTGACCGCAAGTGCTACCAGCTTCCTCCCGGTGGTCGTGGCCTCGCACGACGTGCCATCGTGCGAGATATCAATGAGGGAGCCGATATTATTATGGTGAAGCCTGCTAGTCAGTATCTGGACATTATCAGTGATGCCAAGGACCTGGGTAAAGATCTTCCCGTGGCTGCATACCAGGTTAGTGGCGAGTATGCTATGATACATGCCGGGGCCAAGGCTGGAGTCTTCGATCTCAAGGCAATGGCTTTCGAGTCAACAGAAGGCATTCTTCGAGCTGGCGCTACTATTGTGGTCAGCTACTTCACTCCTGACTTCCTCGACTGGCTCGAAAACTAAGGATTACAAATTACACGTGATACAACGAGATTTATTTCAAGGCGTTGGCGGGTGTTTGGGACGAAAAATATGGGCGTTTTGTGAATGGAGAAAGGGAACAAGGGATTTGATTATATTATATCAAAAAGAACTATACGAACGGAATCAAGAACCACTCGCTAATGAAAGACATATACATACGAACCCGAATTGATTTGCTGTCACTGGTGCTTGTTATACATGACACCGATAATCCCAGTAACTTGAAcagatatagctactaagGTAATGGGTTGACAGGACTGCAGActgagttgaagatgagataCAG contains these protein-coding regions:
- a CDS encoding probable porphobilinogen synthase — protein: MSFSSLVQDLSLRDSNGARRPQIPGPRSSVSTLDDRASHVSRAMSYTSTAATSVSISGDISSQLHGGYFHPLARSWQAERQLTKSMLIYPLFVTDGEGDMILVPSLPGQHQLSCDKLIPFLEPLVHKGLRSVMLFGVPMQTGTKDALGTAADDPEGPVIKAIQIIRRRFPQLFICCDVCLCEYTSHGHCGILRDDGSLNNQLSVDRISDVAIAYAKAGAHCVAPSDMNDGRIRAIKLKLIEEGIAHKTVLMSYSAKFSGCLYGPFRDAAGSAPSFGDRKCYQLPPGGRGLARRAIVRDINEGADIIMVKPASQYLDIISDAKDLGKDLPVAAYQVSGEYAMIHAGAKAGVFDLKAMAFESTEGILRAGATIVVSYFTPDFLDWLEN